One part of the Deltaproteobacteria bacterium genome encodes these proteins:
- a CDS encoding beta-lactamase family protein, giving the protein MEVHGSCDPQFQQVRNEFERNFRERGEVGASVCVTVRGRTVVDLWGGFARPDTQTPWNADTVSIVFSSTKGATALCAHILASRGKLDLDAPVATYWPEFGQAGKGQIPVKMLLNHQAGLPAVRAQLPQGAYANWDLMGNALAKEEPFWEPGTRNGYHALTIGWLVGEVVRRVSGKSLGTFFRDEVAKPLGLDFWIGLPEDKEPRVAPMIAAAPDQNSLLYKELVTQGSLASLAILNSGGYMGAKPEYDTRAAHAAEIGGAGGITNARGLAGMYAPLACGGTLNGVQLVDSDTLARMGAVASATGRDAVLVMPSRFALGFMKSMDNRHAPAGVRESAITSEEAFGHVGAGGSFGFADPKAEMSFGYTMNRMGAGTLLTDRGQSLVDATYRSLGYQSNASGVWR; this is encoded by the coding sequence ATGGAAGTACATGGCTCATGTGATCCGCAATTTCAGCAGGTGCGGAACGAATTTGAACGCAATTTCCGCGAACGTGGCGAAGTCGGCGCATCAGTATGTGTGACGGTACGTGGGCGCACCGTGGTCGATCTGTGGGGCGGCTTTGCTCGTCCTGATACACAAACGCCGTGGAATGCAGATACCGTCAGTATCGTTTTTTCCTCGACCAAAGGTGCAACGGCCTTGTGTGCTCACATATTAGCCTCACGTGGGAAACTCGACCTCGATGCACCGGTGGCGACCTACTGGCCAGAGTTTGGCCAGGCCGGCAAAGGGCAAATCCCGGTGAAGATGCTGCTGAATCATCAGGCTGGTTTACCGGCGGTGCGTGCACAACTCCCCCAGGGGGCGTATGCGAATTGGGATTTAATGGGAAATGCGCTGGCGAAAGAAGAGCCGTTCTGGGAACCAGGTACCCGCAATGGCTATCATGCTCTCACTATCGGTTGGTTAGTTGGAGAGGTCGTTCGTCGCGTGTCAGGCAAATCCCTTGGCACCTTCTTCCGCGATGAAGTGGCCAAACCGCTGGGATTGGATTTCTGGATTGGCCTGCCGGAAGATAAAGAGCCGCGGGTCGCGCCAATGATCGCCGCGGCACCAGATCAGAACAGCCTGTTGTATAAAGAGTTGGTAACGCAGGGCTCCTTAGCCTCACTTGCGATCCTCAACTCCGGTGGCTACATGGGCGCCAAGCCGGAATACGACACGCGCGCTGCCCATGCGGCGGAAATTGGCGGTGCTGGCGGTATTACCAACGCCCGCGGTTTAGCCGGGATGTATGCCCCACTTGCCTGTGGTGGCACCCTCAACGGAGTACAACTTGTGGACTCTGATACGCTGGCCCGTATGGGGGCAGTGGCTTCCGCAACCGGAAGAGATGCCGTGCTTGTGATGCCGTCACGTTTCGCTTTGGGTTTTATGAAATCGATGGATAATCGTCATGCACCCGCTGGTGTGCGTGAGAGTGCCATCACCAGTGAAGAAGCTTTTGGGCATGTTGGTGCAGGCGGATCGTTTGGTTTTGCTGATCCGAAGGCCGAGATGTCTTTTGGTTACACGATGAATCGCATGGGAGCCGGGACATTGCTGACCGATCGCGGTCAGAGTCTCGTTGATGCGACATACCGCTCGTTAGGCTATCAGTCGAATGCCTCCGGAGTCTGGCGATAA
- a CDS encoding HAMP domain-containing histidine kinase, translating into MKSSAFFTTLQKRLVFLRRSLFLKLVLVYTGTTVVLMLTVGAIFHLTFDRSEFAETPLGKHLQRYVDYLADELGNPPQHEKAQLLAQELGIHIRVRTTDGEWSTMPSVPSANELREVFPQSQPRRFGRYREHFFATLDRQHVQYTFLFPREPFRRGPRRVLLWLITVIGLILAGSYLVVRWLFRPLHWLNTGVQEIARGNFAYEVPARTVDELGRLTTSFNHMITQVRQMLQARQQLLLDVSHELRSPLTRMKVALEFVSDQSIREQLQRDTRELETMVTELLETERLSSSYGALSKTEIDLVRLVQEVVSAYQGRQPAVQLVAAPDTLLLEIDADRVRIALRNVVDNALKYTPPIGPPVEIRVFHDAAHVSVSVSDHGPGITPEDQAHVFEPFYRVDKSRGRDTGGYRLGLSLTKKIMLAHDGAVLLSSVEGEGSTFTLQLPR; encoded by the coding sequence GTGAAATCCAGCGCCTTTTTCACTACCCTCCAGAAGCGCCTCGTCTTTCTCCGACGCTCGTTGTTCCTCAAGTTGGTGCTTGTCTACACCGGCACGACGGTAGTGTTAATGCTCACCGTTGGGGCTATTTTCCATTTGACGTTCGATCGTTCAGAATTTGCTGAGACGCCACTGGGCAAACATCTGCAAAGGTATGTCGACTATTTGGCAGACGAACTGGGAAACCCGCCACAACACGAGAAAGCCCAATTGTTGGCGCAAGAGTTGGGTATACACATTCGGGTGCGCACGACAGATGGAGAATGGTCCACGATGCCGTCAGTCCCCTCAGCCAATGAGCTGAGAGAGGTTTTTCCCCAGTCACAGCCTCGGCGCTTCGGTCGGTATCGTGAACACTTTTTCGCTACTCTGGACCGACAGCATGTGCAGTATACGTTTCTCTTTCCGCGTGAGCCGTTTCGCCGCGGCCCTCGTCGGGTATTGTTGTGGCTCATCACGGTGATTGGTTTGATTCTCGCAGGCAGTTACCTGGTTGTCCGTTGGCTCTTTCGTCCTCTGCATTGGCTGAATACCGGCGTACAGGAGATTGCGCGCGGCAACTTTGCCTATGAGGTCCCGGCGCGAACGGTTGACGAACTGGGTCGGTTAACCACTTCATTCAATCACATGATCACGCAAGTCCGGCAGATGCTGCAAGCCCGGCAACAGTTATTGCTCGATGTTAGTCATGAACTGCGCTCGCCACTGACACGCATGAAAGTAGCGCTGGAGTTTGTGTCGGATCAATCCATTCGTGAACAGCTCCAACGCGACACCCGTGAGTTAGAGACGATGGTGACGGAGTTGTTGGAGACAGAACGTCTGTCCAGCAGCTATGGAGCATTAAGCAAAACTGAAATTGATCTGGTGAGGCTTGTACAAGAGGTAGTGAGCGCGTATCAGGGCCGACAACCGGCGGTACAACTCGTCGCTGCTCCAGACACGCTTTTGCTGGAAATCGATGCTGACCGCGTACGCATTGCGTTGCGTAACGTGGTCGATAATGCGCTGAAGTATACACCTCCTATCGGCCCACCAGTGGAAATTCGCGTGTTCCATGATGCCGCTCATGTCAGTGTCTCTGTTAGTGATCACGGGCCAGGTATTACGCCTGAAGATCAAGCCCATGTGTTCGAACCGTTTTACCGCGTGGACAAATCGCGTGGGAGGGATACTGGTGGGTATAGACTGGGACTGAGTCTGACGAAAAAGATTATGCTTGCACACGATGGTGCTGTTCTTTTGTCGAGTGTAGAGGGCGAAGGCAGTACGTTTACCTTGCAACTGCCAAGATAA
- a CDS encoding response regulator transcription factor produces the protein MSTILIIDDDRSLTELLKTYLQQFGLQVLTAARPDEGLKLLRTHAPALIILDIMLPDRDGFSMCREIRSESNVPIIMLTARGELADRVAGLELGADDYLAKPFEPRELVARVQSLLRRAGTVPTPVSPVEHLQAEDLTIDLRGRRVWLHETELDLTTSEFEVLTLFLHRPGTVLGREEIMDKLRGIDWEAYNRSIDVAVSRLRQKLQDDPKHPRYIKTVWGTGYLFLPTPVTARHESARAPQGKKKSPNTTEKDK, from the coding sequence ATGTCAACCATCCTCATCATCGATGATGATCGCAGCTTGACCGAACTGCTCAAGACCTATCTGCAGCAGTTCGGTCTACAAGTGTTAACCGCGGCACGCCCGGATGAGGGGTTGAAGCTCTTACGCACCCATGCGCCGGCATTGATTATTCTCGATATCATGTTGCCGGATCGCGATGGCTTCAGCATGTGTCGAGAGATCCGCAGCGAAAGCAACGTGCCGATCATTATGCTGACGGCACGGGGTGAACTCGCCGACCGTGTGGCTGGACTCGAACTTGGTGCCGATGACTATCTGGCAAAGCCATTTGAGCCGCGCGAATTGGTCGCCCGGGTGCAGTCGCTGCTGAGGCGTGCAGGAACAGTACCGACTCCTGTGTCGCCTGTGGAACACCTCCAAGCCGAGGATTTGACGATTGACCTCCGTGGGCGGCGGGTGTGGTTGCATGAGACCGAGCTTGATCTCACCACCTCTGAGTTTGAGGTCCTGACCCTCTTTCTGCACCGTCCTGGGACGGTGCTTGGCAGAGAGGAAATTATGGATAAGCTCCGCGGCATCGACTGGGAAGCCTACAACCGCTCGATCGATGTCGCCGTCAGCCGCTTACGGCAAAAGCTCCAGGACGATCCTAAACACCCACGCTACATCAAAACCGTCTGGGGCACTGGCTATTTGTTCTTACCAACCCCAGTGACCGCGCGCCACGAGAGCGCTCGTGCTCCGCAGGGAAAAAAGAAATCTCCCAATACCACTGAGAAAGACAAGTGA
- a CDS encoding ABC transporter permease, with protein MMKFERTLALRFLREGRMQTALIIGGTSIGVSLIIFITGVITGVQADLVDRTLGTQSHIVIRPPDEVNSPQFYNGYRPVVLATTQARAQRLRSIDQWQYLAAELATLPEVVALTPTVSGPGFVLRGEVDKSITIYGIDPEPYVQVTKLDEKIVTGSLDLNPDDAIIGIELAKDLGVGVGDKVYLKTARSTGSAFNIRGIYDIGNRDANRRLVYVNLRTGQAILDLAGGASSLDIAVKDVFTAEKIASTLRQRTDQKVESWEQTNRELYTALANQTIMTRIVRTFVAVIVAIGITSVLVVSVVQKQKEIGILRAIGASRGDILRVFLIQGAVIGVIGAIVGCVVGTGLMALGSRVLRAADGSTLFQVQFSPELYASAALVALVFGLLAATVPARRAAGLDPAKAIRV; from the coding sequence ATGATGAAATTCGAGCGTACCTTAGCCTTACGGTTCCTCCGCGAGGGCCGTATGCAAACGGCCTTGATCATTGGCGGTACAAGCATTGGTGTCAGCCTCATCATCTTTATTACCGGCGTCATCACCGGTGTCCAAGCCGACCTGGTTGACCGCACCTTAGGAACCCAGTCACATATAGTGATTCGCCCCCCTGACGAAGTGAATTCTCCACAATTCTACAACGGCTACAGGCCAGTCGTTCTTGCCACGACCCAAGCGCGGGCACAACGCCTGCGTTCGATTGATCAGTGGCAGTATCTCGCCGCTGAGCTTGCGACACTGCCAGAAGTTGTTGCCCTTACCCCGACAGTTTCAGGTCCCGGATTCGTCTTGCGCGGGGAAGTGGATAAGTCAATCACGATATACGGCATCGACCCGGAACCCTATGTTCAGGTGACCAAGTTGGACGAGAAGATTGTTACGGGGAGTCTTGATCTCAACCCTGATGACGCGATTATTGGCATCGAGCTGGCGAAAGACCTTGGGGTCGGCGTCGGCGATAAAGTGTATCTCAAGACTGCCCGTAGTACTGGTAGCGCCTTCAACATTCGCGGGATTTACGACATCGGCAATCGCGATGCCAATCGTCGCCTTGTCTATGTTAACTTGCGCACCGGCCAGGCGATCCTTGATCTTGCGGGTGGGGCATCGAGTCTCGATATCGCAGTAAAAGATGTCTTTACTGCGGAAAAGATAGCCTCTACGTTGCGGCAGCGCACCGATCAAAAAGTCGAGAGCTGGGAACAAACCAATCGTGAGTTGTACACCGCTCTGGCAAACCAAACCATCATGACACGGATCGTGCGAACGTTCGTTGCGGTCATTGTCGCGATCGGCATCACCAGCGTACTGGTTGTGTCGGTTGTCCAGAAGCAGAAAGAGATCGGCATTCTCCGCGCCATTGGTGCGTCGCGTGGAGATATTCTACGCGTGTTTCTGATTCAGGGTGCGGTTATTGGAGTCATCGGAGCCATTGTTGGTTGCGTCGTTGGCACTGGATTGATGGCACTCGGTAGTCGTGTGTTACGCGCGGCTGATGGTTCGACGTTATTTCAGGTCCAGTTTTCACCAGAGTTGTATGCCAGTGCCGCATTGGTTGCATTAGTCTTTGGTTTACTTGCGGCTACGGTACCTGCGCGTCGCGCCGCGGGTCTCGACCCTGCGAAAGCAATACGGGTGTAA
- a CDS encoding ABC transporter ATP-binding protein produces the protein MSTPIIALDDVRKTYNEGTPIAQEVLHGVSFTVNKGEFTALIGPSGSGKSTLLNILGLLEPASSGSYRLNGQEVGQASEDERTRARLSTLGFVFQFHHLLPAFTALENVLMPALMRDRDYTSTCRTEALQLLEAVGLAHAVNKKPTALSGGMQQRVAIARSLILTPKIVLADEPTGNLDTQTADDIFALLRRFNQERGTAFLIVTHDPRLAERCDRKIRLVDGVIAEDVREPAH, from the coding sequence ATGTCAACGCCCATTATCGCGCTTGATGATGTTCGTAAGACCTATAACGAGGGCACACCAATCGCACAGGAAGTGTTACACGGTGTGAGCTTCACGGTAAATAAAGGCGAGTTCACGGCACTGATTGGTCCGTCGGGCTCGGGCAAAAGTACCCTCCTCAACATTCTCGGTTTGTTGGAGCCTGCCAGTAGCGGATCGTATCGCTTGAACGGTCAGGAAGTTGGTCAAGCCAGTGAAGACGAACGTACGCGGGCTCGATTATCAACGTTAGGCTTTGTTTTTCAGTTTCATCATCTCTTGCCCGCGTTCACCGCGCTAGAGAACGTCTTAATGCCTGCCTTGATGCGAGACCGCGACTACACGTCAACCTGCCGCACCGAAGCTCTCCAGTTGTTAGAAGCTGTCGGGCTCGCCCATGCGGTCAACAAGAAACCAACTGCCCTTTCCGGCGGTATGCAGCAACGCGTGGCGATTGCCCGCTCGTTGATCTTGACGCCCAAGATCGTGCTGGCTGACGAACCGACGGGCAATCTCGATACCCAAACCGCAGATGACATCTTCGCACTGTTACGTCGCTTCAATCAGGAACGCGGTACGGCATTTTTGATCGTCACTCATGACCCACGCCTGGCTGAACGTTGTGATCGGAAGATTCGCTTGGTCGATGGGGTCATCGCTGAAGACGTTCGAGAACCGGCACATTAG
- a CDS encoding DUF1772 domain-containing protein, whose protein sequence is MLVVVEFLAVLSCTLFTGAAIYINLVEHPARLSCETTAAALQWAPSYKRATVMQASLAIIGFVSGVSAWLFGAGGMWLVGAILLGAVVPFTFIVIMPTNHTLLEPGRDLSSPETRALLEKWGQLHAVRSVLSLLASLVFIWLLVVT, encoded by the coding sequence ATGCTTGTCGTGGTCGAATTTCTTGCAGTGCTGAGTTGTACGTTGTTTACCGGTGCGGCGATTTACATCAATCTCGTCGAGCATCCCGCGCGTCTGAGTTGTGAGACAACGGCGGCGGCGCTGCAGTGGGCTCCCAGCTATAAGCGCGCGACGGTGATGCAAGCCTCGTTGGCGATCATTGGTTTTGTCAGTGGGGTTTCGGCGTGGCTGTTTGGCGCTGGCGGTATGTGGCTGGTCGGCGCCATTCTCCTCGGCGCAGTGGTTCCCTTTACCTTCATCGTGATCATGCCCACGAATCATACCTTGCTTGAGCCTGGACGAGATCTTTCGTCTCCTGAGACGCGAGCCTTACTTGAGAAGTGGGGCCAACTTCATGCAGTTCGGAGTGTACTCAGTCTGCTCGCGTCGTTGGTCTTCATCTGGTTACTGGTTGTGACTTGA
- a CDS encoding efflux RND transporter periplasmic adaptor subunit, whose amino-acid sequence MPRFLIQHKKLLFLLVIFSVVGVLIGMRQVRGVTVEVISVQAQPLIQTVIATGRVMSPARVDIGSVITGRVARVLVEEGDRVEAGQVLIELENYELIAALRQAEANEQQARVRVATVSEVGLATANETLAQAQATLDWSEREIRRYQDLLAEGVLSRARFDEVERAYRVAKSQHEAAQTQVKAQRQSGAQTREAQARLSEAMAARELAAAKLAQTQLRASAASTVLTRDVEPGDIVQPGKKLLALATAGETRITAQIDEKNLPFLKVGETALASADAFPGSKFSAELYYLAPSVDPERGTVEARFRIPEPPAHLRADMTLTVEVRAAHKEHAFVVPLEAVRGVTSGTPTLLIVQEGRVVSQSVTTGMQADGHIEILRGVQAGEHVVLNAVVTPGTRVRPRLIANTRSEVLS is encoded by the coding sequence ATGCCTCGTTTCTTGATCCAACACAAAAAGTTATTGTTCCTTCTGGTAATCTTCAGTGTGGTCGGAGTGTTGATCGGCATGCGACAAGTGCGCGGTGTTACTGTTGAGGTTATTTCAGTGCAGGCACAGCCACTTATCCAAACGGTCATCGCCACCGGTCGAGTTATGAGTCCCGCTCGCGTAGATATTGGCTCGGTGATCACCGGCCGCGTGGCACGGGTACTCGTGGAAGAAGGCGACCGTGTCGAGGCTGGCCAAGTGTTGATTGAGCTAGAAAATTACGAATTGATAGCGGCACTACGACAAGCTGAAGCCAACGAACAACAAGCCCGTGTACGGGTCGCTACCGTTTCAGAAGTAGGGCTTGCTACGGCAAATGAAACCCTCGCGCAAGCCCAGGCAACGCTTGACTGGTCGGAGCGGGAAATACGTCGCTATCAAGATCTCTTAGCAGAGGGAGTGTTGAGCCGCGCTCGTTTCGATGAAGTTGAACGTGCCTATCGAGTCGCCAAAAGTCAGCATGAAGCGGCCCAGACCCAAGTGAAAGCGCAACGCCAGTCTGGTGCACAAACCCGTGAAGCCCAGGCACGATTATCCGAAGCGATGGCTGCTCGTGAACTCGCTGCAGCCAAGCTAGCCCAGACCCAACTGCGCGCGAGTGCCGCCAGTACCGTCCTCACGCGTGACGTTGAACCAGGCGACATCGTGCAACCAGGGAAAAAACTCCTCGCCCTTGCCACTGCCGGTGAGACGCGCATTACCGCGCAGATCGACGAAAAGAACCTCCCGTTTCTCAAGGTCGGCGAGACAGCACTCGCGTCAGCCGATGCGTTTCCTGGCAGTAAATTCTCCGCGGAACTGTACTACCTGGCCCCAAGTGTCGATCCCGAACGTGGCACTGTTGAAGCACGGTTTCGTATTCCTGAACCTCCTGCACATTTGCGGGCGGATATGACCCTCACCGTCGAAGTCCGTGCTGCCCACAAAGAACATGCGTTCGTGGTTCCGCTTGAAGCGGTACGTGGAGTCACGAGTGGCACGCCTACCCTGCTCATTGTCCAGGAAGGGAGAGTCGTGAGCCAATCAGTCACGACTGGCATGCAAGCCGACGGACACATTGAGATCCTTCGCGGTGTACAAGCTGGCGAGCACGTTGTCCTCAACGCGGTGGTCACCCCAGGTACACGTGTTCGTCCTCGCCTTATTGCCAACACACGAAGTGAGGTGCTCTCATGA
- a CDS encoding TetR/AcrR family transcriptional regulator produces MTRPSRNIDQVLIATARELLPETGCRGFSIRQLTDRAGVNLGMFHYHFKKREEFLAHVLHEVYQEMFATLTFQAHADRPPVEHLRAALTVLGHFARDNRQLMRRLMADAMSDDPTAVEFFRRHFPLHLAVLAQLVVAGQQAGLLRKMPPLQAITFLASGIAMPNILATMFTSQGGLPAAMIERLNNDVLSDAAIAQRVDMAIRGLSTGK; encoded by the coding sequence ATGACGCGACCGAGCAGGAATATCGATCAAGTGCTGATTGCTACCGCGCGTGAGTTGTTACCGGAAACTGGTTGTCGAGGTTTTTCGATCCGTCAGCTCACCGACCGAGCCGGGGTGAACCTTGGCATGTTTCATTACCACTTTAAGAAGCGCGAGGAGTTTTTGGCGCACGTGTTACACGAGGTGTATCAGGAGATGTTCGCAACGCTCACATTTCAGGCTCATGCTGACCGTCCGCCAGTGGAGCATCTCCGCGCTGCTTTGACCGTCCTCGGTCACTTTGCCCGTGATAATCGCCAATTGATGCGTCGCTTGATGGCAGATGCCATGAGCGACGACCCCACTGCGGTAGAATTCTTTCGCCGTCATTTCCCGTTGCATCTGGCAGTGCTGGCTCAACTCGTCGTCGCGGGCCAGCAAGCAGGGCTGCTGCGAAAGATGCCTCCTCTCCAAGCAATCACCTTCCTTGCTAGTGGGATCGCTATGCCCAACATCTTGGCGACTATGTTCACCAGTCAGGGTGGACTTCCTGCAGCAATGATCGAACGCCTCAATAACGATGTGCTGAGTGACGCCGCTATCGCCCAACGCGTCGATATGGCGATTCGGGGACTGAGCACAGGAAAGTGA
- a CDS encoding GFA family protein, which yields MTRSTANSGTGGCLCGAVRYRYEGEPTTIGLCQCERCQRQSGSAFLIGVIFPKHAVTIEGPLAVYEAAVDGTNRLQRHFCPTCGSAVSITLDRYPDIRSMMGGTLDDKSIIKPTFSVWCSAGQPWLTLPEGVACFADYPDGTFGG from the coding sequence ATGACGCGATCAACAGCAAATAGCGGAACAGGGGGATGTCTGTGTGGAGCGGTGCGCTATCGTTACGAAGGTGAACCCACGACCATTGGGCTTTGTCAGTGCGAACGTTGCCAGCGACAGTCGGGGTCGGCATTTCTCATTGGTGTGATCTTTCCCAAACACGCCGTGACTATTGAAGGGCCATTAGCAGTCTACGAAGCCGCAGTTGATGGCACCAACCGGTTGCAACGACACTTCTGCCCGACGTGTGGCTCGGCAGTATCGATCACACTCGATCGCTATCCCGACATTCGCTCAATGATGGGTGGCACCTTGGACGACAAGAGCATCATCAAGCCGACCTTTAGTGTCTGGTGTTCAGCAGGCCAGCCGTGGCTGACGTTACCCGAAGGTGTCGCCTGTTTCGCCGACTATCCAGACGGGACATTTGGTGGTTGA
- a CDS encoding periplasmic heavy metal sensor, producing the protein MKRKLLVIIAGVATVIGALSWGAYAHRGHGRHGVEWVAKRLNLDEQQKVKLEAIHQAIKQARQEFRNERTQLFDEIVAQIESNQLDQTKVLQLFEQRQAALSQVAPQIVARVAELHATLTPEQKTKVIDHLERMRERMQHHHDESE; encoded by the coding sequence ATGAAACGGAAGCTTTTGGTCATCATTGCTGGAGTGGCAACGGTCATTGGGGCTTTGTCTTGGGGAGCATACGCGCATAGAGGACATGGACGTCATGGAGTTGAGTGGGTTGCCAAGCGGCTCAATCTTGATGAGCAGCAAAAGGTCAAGCTCGAAGCTATTCATCAAGCGATCAAACAGGCGCGGCAGGAGTTCCGCAATGAGCGAACTCAGCTGTTCGATGAGATCGTAGCCCAGATCGAGAGTAACCAGCTTGATCAAACGAAAGTGCTGCAACTCTTCGAGCAGCGACAAGCCGCGCTGAGTCAGGTCGCCCCTCAGATCGTCGCGAGAGTCGCTGAACTGCACGCGACGTTGACTCCTGAACAGAAAACTAAGGTCATTGACCATCTTGAACGGATGAGAGAGCGGATGCAGCATCATCATGATGAGTCAGAGTAA